A segment of the Candidatus Jettenia caeni genome:
TCCTACATCATCTTCCTTGCCTAAACGGTATATCTTTTCAAAATGACTTATTACTGCTTTTGCATCTTGAACAGGCTTATTCGTAAGATCATCCAGTCCTTCTATATATTCATACAAAAAATCACATTTTTGGGCTAAATCCTTACTTACCCCCCCACACATTCTGGCCTTTTGTATACAATCTTTTGCCCTTTGAAACATGCCAAACTCTGCATACGCCTCTCCCAACCGGACAAGGATATCCCCAACCGCCTTATCATGTACTTCAGCAAAACGCCTGTATTGTTTCATGTATTTGCTGATTGCTGTTGTATAAATAACCGGTACAATCTCGATCTTTCCAGCATAAATGCGAATTACGTGTACGGTAATTTTTCCTGTTTCAGGTTCTATCTCCACACCTGGCACCTCTCTTCCATCCGGGAATCTTATCCATGGGGTTTTTTTTATAATACTTGCCGTAAAGACCTTATCCTTACCTCTGGCTAATACCCTTGAGGATAAGACGGTATCCCACGACATCTCATTTCCTTTTTCCGTGCCGGGTCTGACAATTTTAAAATTCTTTAAAACGTCCACTTCGTTCTTTCTGAAGTGATTCCAGTTATCGATCCTTCCCAATAATTTTCCATCTTGCGCCACATCAGCGGGCAATATTCTCAGGGTCATCTCACCACCTAATTCTTCAACAATAATGGCGCTTAAAATCGCCTCAGGAACTCCACCCACACCTATGATCAGATCAATTTCATCTCTCGCAGCCGCCAGGGTAGGGGTAAGGTCGTCATCCTTGACAAGGCTTAATTGAGCGCCATGATCTTTAATTGTTCTGACAAGCTTCTCATGCCTTAATCTGTCCAGGACAACAATTTCCATTTGCTTGATTTCACTACGGATATTGTACTCAACAATTTCTTTGCCTTCCCTTTTCAGAATATGTTCAGCCATGAGGTACAAATTTCTTGTAATGCCATTGATTACACTAACACCAGCGCCTTTATATTTACTTCCAACGATTGTCTTGACCCCATACATATCGGGAGAGTTGAATAATCCTCCCCTTTCGCTGTATCCAACAGCAAAGATTGCCCCTCCTGCGAATTCCTGACTGACCAAACACCGGTCATTCTCAAAAGCGCTGAGCACAATATCCGCTTCATTATCCCCCCATCCGGTAACAGCGCCAAATTCTTCCCCGATATATAACATAGGCATATCCTTTCGTTCACCCTCTGCATTCACCACATAAGCCTTCCACCAGTTGAAACTGTTATAGATATGCCTGAGCCACCAAATAGCCATGTTGCGTAAACGAAAAATATTAAACCCTTCTCCATTGGTACTGAAATACCGCAGAGACCTTGCAGCAACGATCCCAACGGCATGCCGCAACTCGTTTCTGTTTACCAGTTGAAGCCCCTCGCCAGATGTCCTCAAGTTATTCCCTTCAGGGATACAGACATCAAGGATGCACGGGTCGCCTATCCGCTCTGAATTAAAACTCTCATCCTTTATGAATGGAATACCATTTCTTATTATCTTCATGTTAATTTAAGAAAAACCAAAAATATCAAAGACCTTTATAATATACCCTCTTATTCTCGTTTTGTATAATTTTTTTACATTTACATTTCTTTATTATATATTCTTTCCCTTTGCTTATTTTACTATTATAATTGTATTGTCTCACATTTTTCACCATAATGTATAAACCATAATAAATTAATCTTAGAATACCTATTATGACATATGAGAATTCAAGAAAAATTGATGTAAAACAAAGTAACAGTACCTTAGACGTGCCTATGAAAATTGTGCAATTCAACCCTATGCACAGCAAGCTTGCCATCCTATACTTGACTGCAGTTTTATTTCCCTTATTTTTGATTACTACCCGTATACCTATCTTTGCATCGACAATCTTACAGGTCTCAGGTGGAAGTTTTCACAGCATCGCCCTGAAATCCGACGGCACTGTTTTGACCTGGGGACAAAATATGCATGGGCAATTGGGAGATGGAACAAACACCGACAGGAAAATACCCGTACAAGTAAAAGACCTGAATAATGTAACCGCTATTGCCGGAGGGGCATGGCATAGCGTTGCTTTAACATCAGATGGCACAGTATGGACTTGGGGGAGCAACTGGGCTGGGCAACTGGGAGATGGTACGACAAAAAGCAGGAATAAGCCTGTTCAGGTAAATAATCTTAAGAATATTACTGCAATTGCCAGCAAAGGACTGCATAATCTTGCTCTGAAATCAGATGGTACAGTCTGGACATGGGGGCGGAATATCTACGGTCAATTAGGCGATGGAACCACAACAGATAGAAACACACCTGTACAGACAAGAAGCCTGAACACTATAATCTCCATTGCCGGAGGGGGATATCACAGCCTTGCACAAAAGGCGGATGGCACAATCTGGACATGGGGATTGAATCAATATGGACAACTGGGAGACGGAACTATTACCAACAGGACCATTCCCGTTTTGGTGAATGGAATTAAAGACGTCAGCATGATCCGTTGCGGGGGAGATCATAGCATTGTCCTGAAGAATAACGGTACTATTTGGATATGGGGATTTAATCAACACGGTCAGCTGGGGGATAGGTCAACCGATAACAGAAGTACCCCGGTTCCTATGGGCGATCTTAAAAACATC
Coding sequences within it:
- a CDS encoding putative fructose 1,6-bisphosphatase, with the translated sequence MKIIRNGIPFIKDESFNSERIGDPCILDVCIPEGNNLRTSGEGLQLVNRNELRHAVGIVAARSLRYFSTNGEGFNIFRLRNMAIWWLRHIYNSFNWWKAYVVNAEGERKDMPMLYIGEEFGAVTGWGDNEADIVLSAFENDRCLVSQEFAGGAIFAVGYSERGGLFNSPDMYGVKTIVGSKYKGAGVSVINGITRNLYLMAEHILKREGKEIVEYNIRSEIKQMEIVVLDRLRHEKLVRTIKDHGAQLSLVKDDDLTPTLAAARDEIDLIIGVGGVPEAILSAIIVEELGGEMTLRILPADVAQDGKLLGRIDNWNHFRKNEVDVLKNFKIVRPGTEKGNEMSWDTVLSSRVLARGKDKVFTASIIKKTPWIRFPDGREVPGVEIEPETGKITVHVIRIYAGKIEIVPVIYTTAISKYMKQYRRFAEVHDKAVGDILVRLGEAYAEFGMFQRAKDCIQKARMCGGVSKDLAQKCDFLYEYIEGLDDLTNKPVQDAKAVISHFEKIYRLGKEDDVGIRSARMIKRFYEYLGDKYCHYRQYGEAINYYKEALKYSTHELKLYRKVDSIHMKGMMEEYFHLIDRVYEEHEYKEPEGWERYKLGIALEVFYGNEGYVKPFCRAPWLIFLRRTVLHGKKPSYKLAILTKLLGLQKKLNLANDDELSLFLRKEFGMIQDEIDSILNYKREKKTFRSVSDLYRVQGLGLDSLTKLLLPRIRIESQNELEDAHIPLSISLVEAMERRYENMMDELKEGHIKEAQEHSYALAEAYHYVGLALYDIGDDEGAKIYYKKAIVKFGEIIEKFEGITPVNAQYRIGNLYEELALLYEKEQEDYYNKATDAYTCIVDEQQSKELFGSIRGLISIRIKQATERIEYLKKIQLSV